The Hevea brasiliensis isolate MT/VB/25A 57/8 chromosome 1, ASM3005281v1, whole genome shotgun sequence genome has a window encoding:
- the LOC110649925 gene encoding 3-ketoacyl-CoA synthase 3-like — protein sequence MDVLVPVYAFLILYPLFLLWRWVDAKRDQECYILDYECYKPSDDRKLDTEFCGEVIKRNRHLGLHEYKFLLKAIVNSGIGEHTYGPRMVFDGREENPTYEDGILEMEEFFKDSIEKVLTRSGVSPQEIDVLVVNVSMLAGMPSVSARIINHYKLRDDIKVYNITGMGCSASVISIDIVQNIFKTQKNLYALVITSESLSANWYSGNERSMILANCLFRVGGSAILLTNKRALKHRTMFKLKCLLRTHHGARDESYYCCVQKEDDRGHVGFHLDKTLPMAATRALVDNLREISPRILPIRELVRFMIVSFFKKWSQSSGSKGGGGGTTNRALINFKTGVDHFCIHTGGKAVIDGIGVNLDLSEYDLEPARMTLHRFGNTSASSLWYVLGYMEAKKRLNKGDRILMLSFGAGFKCNSCLWEVMRDLGDGNVWRDCIDDYPPKTLANPFMEKYGWINDEDPNTFVVPR from the coding sequence atgGATGTGCTCGTGCCAGTGTATGCATTCTTGATCTTGTATCCCCTATTCTTGCTGTGGAGGTGGGTCGATGCCAAAAGAGACCAAGAATGTTACATACTAGACTATGAGTGCTACAAACCAAGCGATGATAGAAAACTTGACACTGAGTTTTGTGGGGAGGTGATTAAGAGGAACAGGCATCTTGGTCTCCATGAGTACAAGTTTCTCCTGAAAGCCATTGTGAACTCCGGTATTGGAGAACATACCTACGGTCCGAGGATGGTGTTCGACGGCCGAGAAGAAAACCCTACCTATGAAGATGGAATCTTGGAGATGGAAGAGTTCTTTAAAGATAGCATTGAAAAGGTGTTGACCAGGTCTGGCGTCTCTCCTCAAGAAATCGATGTTCTTGTGGTTAATGTGTCGATGCTTGCTGGGATGCCGTCAGTATCAGCTAGAATCATAAATCACTACAAATTGAGGGATGATATTAAGGTATATAACATCACTGGAATGGGTTGTAGTGCCAGCGTTATATCTATCGACATTgttcaaaatattttcaaaacTCAAAAGAATTTATATGCGCTTGTCATCACCTCAGAGTCTTTGAGTGCCAATTGGTACTCTGGGAATGAAAGATCGATGATTCTTGCAAATTGTTTGTTCCGTGTTGGTGGGAGTGCAATTCTTTTGACCAACAAAAGGGCATTAAAGCACCGAACCATGTTCAAACTGAAGTGTCTATTGAGGACGCACCACGGGGCTAGAGATGAATCTTATTATTGTTGCGTCCAAAAAGAGGACGATCGAGGTCACGTTGGGTTTCACCTAGACAAGACTCTCCCAATGGCAGCTACAAGAGCTTTGGTGGACAACCTTAGGGAAATATCCCCTAGGATCTTGCCCATAAGAGAATTAGTCAGATTCATGATAGTTTCCTTCTTCAAAAAATGGAGTCAGAGTTCCGGCAgcaaaggaggaggaggagggacTACTAATAGAGCATTGATCAACTTCAAGACTGGAGTTGATCACTTCTGCATCCACACTGGTGGGAAAGCTGTAATAGATGGAATTGGAGTGAATCTTGATCTATCTGAGTATGATTTGGAACCAGCAAGAATGACTCTACATAGGTTTGGGAACACATCAGCTAGCAGTCTTTGGTATGTGCTGGGGTACATGGAAGCCAAGAAGAGGTTAAATAAAGGAGATAGAATTTTGATGTTGAGTTTTGGTGCTGGCTTTAAATGCAATAGCTGTTTGTGGGAGGTGATGAGAGACTTGGGAGATGGTAATGTCTGGAGGGATTGCATTGATGACTACCCTCCTAAGACATTAGCTAACCCATTCATGGAGAAATATGGATGGATAAATGATGAAGATCCGAATACTTTTGTTGTTCCTCGTTAA